One Novosphingobium sp. G106 DNA segment encodes these proteins:
- a CDS encoding phytase, producing the protein MRRLLLTCSVAGLAGCATVPPPVGSPTAVSVTAVGETEPVGTANADAADDPAIWRNAADPAASLIVATDKKAGLHVYDLDGRRRSFANVGRVNNVDLADLGAQGVIIAASDRNDIAHAKLQLFRLDTAAAQLVPLGAVDGGSGEGYGICLGTSGGDLRAYSVLKDGTVNEYRIDLGGVPRSVLLATHKLASQAEGCVVDPRDGTVYVGEEDVGVWRFGKGMTSPKLVAAVDNKHLVADTEGVALITEGTDSGMLVVSSQGDSSYALYRLPDMEPAGRFRIVAGRYGATSETDGIALMGGSFGPDYPTGLFVAQDGDNAPYAQNFKLVSWAEVQKAIAAER; encoded by the coding sequence CGCCGGTAGGCTCGCCCACCGCCGTCTCCGTGACGGCGGTCGGCGAGACCGAGCCGGTGGGTACGGCCAATGCCGACGCGGCAGATGATCCGGCGATCTGGCGCAATGCCGCCGATCCGGCAGCGAGCCTGATCGTGGCCACCGACAAGAAGGCAGGACTTCACGTCTACGACCTCGACGGCAGGCGACGCTCGTTTGCCAATGTCGGCCGGGTCAACAACGTCGACCTCGCCGACCTTGGCGCGCAGGGTGTGATCATCGCGGCGAGCGACCGCAACGACATCGCGCATGCCAAGCTCCAGCTGTTCCGGCTCGACACTGCCGCGGCGCAGCTCGTGCCGCTGGGCGCCGTCGATGGCGGCAGCGGCGAAGGCTATGGCATCTGCCTTGGCACCAGCGGCGGTGACCTCCGCGCCTATTCGGTGCTCAAGGACGGCACGGTCAACGAGTATCGCATCGACCTGGGCGGTGTGCCTAGGTCGGTGCTGCTGGCGACCCACAAGCTGGCTTCTCAGGCCGAGGGCTGTGTCGTCGATCCGCGAGACGGCACGGTCTATGTCGGCGAGGAAGACGTCGGTGTCTGGCGCTTCGGCAAGGGAATGACGAGTCCCAAGCTGGTCGCGGCGGTCGACAACAAGCATCTCGTCGCCGACACTGAAGGCGTTGCGCTGATCACCGAAGGCACTGACAGCGGCATGCTCGTCGTCTCGAGCCAGGGCGACAGCTCCTATGCGCTCTACCGGCTGCCGGACATGGAGCCTGCCGGCCGCTTTCGCATTGTCGCCGGACGCTATGGCGCGACATCGGAGACCGACGGCATCGCGCTGATGGGGGGAAGCTTCGGGCCCGACTATCCGACCGGACTGTTCGTTGCGCAGGATGGCGACAACGCGCCCTACGCTCAGAATTTCAAGCTGGTGTCCTGGGCCGAGGTACAAAAGGCCATCGCTGCGGAGCGATGA